GAACATTAAACCTATCAGGCTCAAGTGCCTTGTTTGTTGGTACATCCTTGGTCACAGAATCAGTTTCCTCTTTGGTAAATGGAACCTCAAGAAAGGAGGGATCCTGATGAGTGGGAAGTAGGTGAAGTAGGTGAGCATGTATGTCAAAGTTTTCAGATTGGCCAAGCCTTTCCTTAAAAGCTTCATGCAAGAGCTTTGCTTTCCCATCATGGTCAGAAGCTTCCACACCATCTTGAAGTTAACAGTTGTATACACGAGGCCTAAATTATGATTTTGCACCAACCCCCAAGTCTTTTGTTGCGTGGTTTTGCTTCCACTAACCCTCCAATTCACCTACTacattcacccgcaaaaaaaaaccaCCTACTACATTAGCGCAATATGTTAATTCAAACCTTGACGCTCACAATGCACACATTTCAACCATGCTGGGGGCCCATCAAAGCTGGTGAGACGTCCTCTTAGCCTCTGCTGAGCAAAACGTGCCTGCCAACTTTGATTAAACCCAGCTTGCAACCGTGGAAGCTAACTAATGGCTTCAATTTAATCCTTCTCCACGCTCCTGTGTGAATCCCCTCCTATAAATTCAAGTTAGGCACGCCAAAAATTCGCAATGATATGATAGATAATGACGCGCTCGCCGCTCGCACACTCTTCCGAAATATAACGAATAGTTTTTGAAAACTTTCGTTAATTTCCAGACGGAGTCCCCACACAAGGCCTACCCCGTCCGTGAAAGCTGGTTACTTTTCTCCCTGCATGATTAGACAAAGCAATTTCGAAGCTTGTAAACAGGACTACAGGGGCCTTCGTTGACCTTTAGCAAACCTGCGTTCGTTTTCACCGGAATTCCACCATGTACGTTCGCACCACGGCTCCTCATTCATGGAAGTTCACTAGTACTATATACTCCTATCTAACTTGCAGTCGTTTCTCGTTGCATATGTGCTGATCGAGAACTCTAGAAGACCCGCCATGGCTGCTGCGGCGTTGCTCCTGGTGGCCGCGCTCGTCGCCCTTGGTTCCGGCCATGGCGGCGAGGCCTTCGACCCCAACCCTCTCCAGGACTTCTGCGTCGCCGACTCCACGTCCAAAGGTAAGTAACACTGGCCGTACGTGCGCATCCTTCTGGGTTCTGCTCCCTCTGTTCTAATTTACACGGCGCCACACATTTCGATGTTCAACTTTGACTGTTAATTTGACGAATAAAACTCAACTTATTTTTGCAAAGAGAAATTACATCAAAAGTTCCCCATTGTGTGTGTGTTTTTTTAAGAAAACAATGGAATAGTTTTTATGCTACACTGCTTACTCCCTCTGTTTGAAATTAACTGAAttattagttttgtcctaagttaaCTTGTTTAAGTTTGATAAAGTTTATGGAAAAATACACCAACATCTATAACACAAAAGTAGTCTCATTAGATTGATCATAAACTATGTTTTTGTGCTTTATATATTTGATGCTGCAGACTTTAACacaaagttagacaagtttgctcaAATTTAGAGAAATTAGGCTTAAGTAAATTTAGAGCTTCAACTAATTTAGAGTGGGAGTGTGTATTATTGTTGTAACTGATGATCAATACTCGCTAAATCATGAAAAGCGAGGACGCCATGTGAATGGGGGCCGAGGGACTGCTCCATGATGTGGCCATATAAGCTCTTTATATGTATATGTACTATGCAGTGCGCGTGAATGGGTTATCATGCAAGGACCCGGCGGCCGTGGTGTCCGACGACTTCTTCTTCGCCGGTGCCGACAAGCTGCGCGACACGACGAGCGAGCGCTACGGGTACTCAGCGCTGACCGTGCAGATCCCAGGCCTTAACACGCAGGGCCAGCGGTACGCCCGCGTCGACCTTGCACCGGGGGCCATCTTCCCGCCGCACTACCACCCCAGGGCGGCCGAGACGGCCCTGGTGCTGGAAGGCTCCGTCTACTTCGGGTTCGTCTCCTCCTACCCGGACAACAAGCTCTTCGCCAAGGTGCTCAGCAAGGGCGACGTGTTCGCCGTGCCGCAGGGGCTCATGCACTTCCTCTACAACAACGGCACCGCCCCTGCTGCGCTCTACGCCAGCCTCAGCAGCCAGAACCCCGGGCTGGTGCTCCTTGCCGACGCGCTCTTCGCCGGGGCTCTCCCCGATGATCTCCTGGCTAAGACGCTCCTCACGGATAAGCACACCGTGGACAGCATCCGGGCAAACTTTCGGCCGTCTTGAATGCTTGTTCCAATCTCTAGTAATTTATCGCATTTTCTCAGGCATGGTAATCTCTATGTGTTCATTTGTTATAAACATTAGCAATGGTATTCGAAATAAAAATATTGCGAGTGATATTCCATCACGCATACGACCTTTTCGGGTGCAAGAGCATCATAACCGGGACTAATGAGGCGAACGCAAGTATCATAACAGTATCATGAAGTGAAACTTGAGGGGGAAAAGATGATGTGGCGTTGGAATTGAGGATGTTAGAGAATTTTTCTGACATCATACCCACAAATGAAAGACAAATTACAAATTGAGTGACATGTCATTCGCAAAAAATAAAATTAAGTGAAATATGATACTAGTGCATGATATTATGCAATGCAAATGTAGTAAGTTCTAGCACATGGTACTACGCATTGTTAGTGGCCTAAGGCCTTAAGATTTGCACACCCATAGTTGGACAAAACTAATTTTAAAATTTGTTTAGACTCTAAATGAAGCAATCCCTCCCAATCGGTGTACAAGTGTGGGCTTTTGAGGAGGAGCAAGCGAAGGAGGAGGATCCCTGTTATTATGGGGTCACGTTTGGACCGCTACCCTGTCTGTTTGGTCACTTCCGATTTTTTGGATGCCCAGCTCGCCCGCACTCCCTCCTCTGATTCCACGCCAAATTCTTGGTGAAACCAAGGCGGGCGATTTGGTCACCAACTTTTTGGTCGGCCCGCGATTTGGCAGGGCGAACATGGGTAGCAACCAAATAGCCCCTATGTGTCACCAGCGGCGCAGGAGGATCCTTCCCTCGATGAGTATCCGGATTGGAATCCCAAAACACACTCCATTGTGTGGGATATCTGGCATGTGCCGATCCTGTATGAGACGGAAGAGAGACCTCGCTCACCAAGCTCATATCGGCGCCCACATGTTGCTGATTGGACGACGACGATGGGGACCGCGATGCGATGCCATCTCTACGAGGTCACCGTTTGGTACCTCGCCTAGTTTTAGTTAGCTAGGATTAGTTTATACTATTTATGTCCAACTTGTTTAATTTCATCCTTTGGTTGTAATACATCAAACTTTGTTTAAATTATGTCTGTTTCGCTTCAATTTTCATCTGTGCCCGCGAGCGGTCGTTTGAAATGAGCTGGACATTTGGTTGGATGGTTGACGCCTCACCGCTTTCCACAAAACATGTCCGCGGACATTTGGTGATCCGCGTTGCCCTTAATTAGCAGGAGCAATAGGGTCGGCCTCTTCCCTCCATTCTTCAAGTCCAATTCTTGATACCCCCATACCCCCGGATCAAGCTCCTCCCCCACCAGGACTAGGAGTCTAGGACTGTATATGATCAAAATTAAAACGAGAAGTGTCCATATTCCTGAACTTCCAAGCAAGGTTTTGACCCATCTCTCTGGTTTCCACGGGGCTGTATGTAACTGAAACTGGTAGAAACTGGATTGGTTTGCCGATCAACCGATTCTCATCGATTCCATACAGCAATACAGAGAGAGCATGACATCACTTTATTTTGTTGAGTTCCTAAATCAGCAGtggcaaaagaaaaggaaaaaaaaagggaAGGTCATTCCCGCCTTCGGCATGACCTGTTTTCTATTGACGAAAAAAATTTGCAAGCAACTCACATCTTCAATGGCAAAATATTATACGGCTGACCTTTGTGCAAAACATGCGACCACACTTTCAGTTTCAGATGTCTGGTTGGACTCTTGCCCATCCTTTTTAGTTAGCAGCTTCTTAGCTGAATGTAACCGGATCTCAATTATGCAATAAAGCTCCTTAATTTCGCGTCAAAAAAAAACTACATCTGAAATCAtaataaaaggaaaaaaaagaaggaaaaaaaggtaTTGACCACACTTTGCGCAAAATATTATACGGCTGACCTTTGCGCAAAACATGCGACCACACTTTCAGTTTCAGATGTCTGGTTGGACTCTTGCCCATCCTTTTTAGTTAGCAGCTTCTTAGCTGAATGTAACCGGATCTCAATTATGCAATAAAGCTCCTTAATTTCGCGTCAAAAATATTATACGGCTGACCTTTGCGCAAAACATGCGACCACACTTTCAATTTCAGATGTCTGGTTGGACTCTTGCCCATCCTTTTTAGTTAGCAGCTTCTTAGCTGAATGTAACCGGATCTCAATTATGCAATAAAGCTCCTTAATTTCGCGTCAAAAAAAAACTACATCTGAAATCataataaaaggaaaaaaagaaggaaaaaaagaaggaaaaaaaggtaTTGACCAGAGTGGGATTTGAACCCACGCCCTTTCGGACCAGAGCCTTAATCTGGCGCCTTAGACCAACTCGGCCATCTGATCTTCGTTATATCCTTATCTCGAGCTCTCTATTAGTGCCCAATAGTGTGCCAACTGTCTCTCTTGATATGATTAACACTCAGAGCGTGAGCTTGGCACAGGCTGGAGATATTTGCAAAATCAGATATAATTTCCCAGCGGCCTGGATAGGAGTGAACGTCTCCAACAGCTATGACTCAGGCAGGCAAGTATCTGCTTGTGAATAGGAGTGTGGTGCTGCCTGGTTGAGCTGAGCAGCAGAAGCAAGCTTGAGAGCTTAAAACAGAGCTCTGGCTTCTGCATCAAGATATGCCCGAGCTTCGGGATATATGTCCGAACCTTGCTTCGCCTTTCTCCTTGGAGCGATTGGAGGTGGACTCATCGACGACTTTGTGTAAGGAACACACTTCATCTCTATCATGTGAGCAACTAAAGACGGCGAAGTCGATTTTGTCGATGGTTCCTG
This portion of the Triticum dicoccoides isolate Atlit2015 ecotype Zavitan chromosome 7A, WEW_v2.0, whole genome shotgun sequence genome encodes:
- the LOC119328092 gene encoding germin-like protein 5-1 — translated: MAAAALLLVAALVALGSGHGGEAFDPNPLQDFCVADSTSKVRVNGLSCKDPAAVVSDDFFFAGADKLRDTTSERYGYSALTVQIPGLNTQGQRYARVDLAPGAIFPPHYHPRAAETALVLEGSVYFGFVSSYPDNKLFAKVLSKGDVFAVPQGLMHFLYNNGTAPAALYASLSSQNPGLVLLADALFAGALPDDLLAKTLLTDKHTVDSIRANFRPS